AGCGATGGCGCGTTATTATGATGCAAAATCCAAAAATTACTGGCCCACATTTCCGGCCATTTTTGACGTACAGGCAGATACTAATGCCATCTGACCATCTGACTAAAACCTGACAGATTATTTAAAcattaaataattattattatttaacaatttgattaaatttaataaaattattaaatattgttaaaaaaatagtaaatataactatttgtactacagtgcTTCTTAAGATTGTACCAACATAAGAAAAACAAAACGGTTCCCGCATGCATGGTacgcttaacacgttgagccccgcgtcggtccctgaGGGCcgattgagctttttggtaggaaagcactgaatgactgggactgacagttacaaattaagaaaattaaaaaatatacagtttgttttcggatgttttacaaaatgtgactactttctagtcgaattgctgacaattttctatttatattaTAAGTATTTTTGGGAGCTGGAACAGATACTGATAATGAGAAAACATTCTTGATTCGGGCTGAATGAAAAGTGAAGCAAGAATAATTCGGGGCTTAACGAGTTAAATAGAATATtcccggtactttctgatcatatTTTATAATGCTCGCTCGCCTCTATGTTCGTTCCGGGACTTCAATCCAGGAACTCTGAAGGCAATAGCATTCTGCAAATTCTCAATGAATTTCGTTTCATAAATTGTGTGTAAATTCGTTCTCTGAGGGACagcagaaaataaattgatGCTCATTCCGGCCATCAGGCCGTTACATCATTGGCTCCTAACATAAAGAACAGGCGTTGTCGAGGTGTCTCTAACCTGGACGCACCCCTTGGTCTGCAGTGAACGAGAGACTCGATCTTGCTCAGCCACTACCGATTGCACGTGTTGTAGCTAGATTTCAAATCAAAAGAATCTCAAAATCTAGCTCGACCGAAAGATTCGTAATCACGCCATCTACGTCGAGTCGTGGGGTAAGAGCAGTTGTATTCCAATCAATGATGTCCCACAGAAAATAGTCCAGTAAATTGATGCATGGACTGTTAGGCGAAAACATCTGAAATGTTCCACAAAATGTGATGAGTATGAATTTTggaatacgtttgaaaatttcttatttgcaTACCAGTTCTCGTACTACCTTAATAAGGTTTTGCATTGGATTTTTGCAATGATGTTCGATATCTGTTTTCCatctattttgattttatttagcAGAGCTTTCACAACCATACCCCAGCTTAAAACCTTCCCTTgacttctgaatgccaaaggaaGATTCTgtggaatgcacgtatctgcccAAGAAATTGTCGAACAATCGCTCATATGCTAAGTGACCAGACGCTCAGAAGCTGACAAATCCCCTCAACATGTGAAGCTTCTTACGGCCTATCTTCAGAACAAATGCAGCTCCATAAGaagaaacaaaaatacaaataaaaagtaAGACCAGGTCGAATAAGCTCCGCGAAATTTTGATTCCAACGGTATCTGCCCTAGGCTTAGTCAAATTGCAGGAGAATTACACAATAAAGTACGACACGACAAATTTCGATATACAAGCGTATTGATAAATATTGTtgggttgtctggaaagtttgTGCCGCTATCGATCATGACTAAATCGAGGCACTGATCAACAATAATCCTCGATGCACAACACTTGAGTTAGCAGAATCAGTCCAGATATCTAAAACCACCCTGCAAGGAGATGGTCTGCGTCTATAAAGTTTGAATCACCAATaattgcacaatgagaatggacCGCTACTCCTAAGCGTCATTCAGTATGTtttttcgctggttcaggtcaatcgcgaagagcaactacgaagtgtgcaCTCTAAACAAGCTCATGCTCAAGCTCAGTCTAGATACCTAAACCAGTTCCGAATAATATTACCAGAAAAAAATGGATCATATCTCCATCGATTCGCTTAAAATGTAACATAAACATTCCGTTTTTGAAGCAATCTATGACGGATGCGGAAAAATTGATCATTGATAGAAGTGTTGAACGAAACAAACATTTGGTTAGGCAAAATGATGCAAAGTTTCGCTTACCTCAGATCACGAGCTCGGACTATCTTGATTAATTCGCTGACGTGCCACATTCCTGAAATGCACATTTCATCTGATCAAAGGTGATTGATTTCGGAGAAACCACCCCGTTTGTTCTCTAGAAGTTCTTGCAGAAAGTCATGGTTTCATCAGTGGAATTTGGTTCACTAGCATCTCTATCAATCAACGGCAAATCCAAAAGTTTTGATCCAAATcgtagaataaaaaaaagattgaaatttttcatataaaatataaaccTCAAACTAATAGTTTTTACTCTTCACGAAATTACAGCTTTTCCAAAATCACTGCCAATTTTTGTCGCAAAGCGTGGAAAGAAATTTCCTATAAAATGCTCATAGAATGTCAACCGAAAACACTTCCAATGCGCCACACCACCATCACCAAATCACAAATTCGCAGACTACCAATTGCCTGTACCTATATTAATTGCTCTCTCCCTGCCACTAAACACCCTCAGGGCTATCACCGACGCTGCTTCAAGTGCTTAGTCTGCAATCGCACCCTCGACTCGACGATCCACTGCGATGGTCCCGACCAAGAGATCTACTGCCGAGGTAGTACAAACGGTGCCGGACAGTCCAGTTTCCAAACGATGCTGTCTAACATTTTGAtaacatgtatttttggtttttcttACTAAACATTGTACACACGCAGTTGTAAATAGCCTGAAAATGCCAAATCACCCGCAACCGTAACTAATTTCCGAGTTGAATATATTTGTACATAATCATTTCTATTTCTCTCCATTTGTGCGTGTTTGTCATCGTTTTCACAGTCCTACCATAAGGGATGTTTCAAGTGCGGCGAGTGCAAGAAGGGTCTCGATTCTATAAATTGCTGCGAGGGACCCGATCGTGAAATCTACTGCCGAGGTTTGTTGTTTCCGTGGAATGGTCTGTGTTGAAGTACCTTTTCATCCTTAAATGTTGAATGTTTCAGTGTGTTACGGTAAGAAGTACGGCCCGAAGGGATACGGCTATGGTCAAGGAGGTGGAGCCTTGCAATCCGATAGCACCGACCTGATTAAGTAAGTTGATCCCCGTTGCTACCGATCGATGGTGCTGTCACTAACTGATACGATATACGAGTCATACGTTACGTGTTCCGTGTTGTATTGCAATCTTggaggaaaaaatatatattgcctATCCAACTATCCCCATGCAGGATGCTACGCCAGTAGATTCGGTTCTCGCGGATACGGCCACGCGGGTATATCGTTCCTCGGTCTAATGAGCGACGCGAGGGATCTGGAGGTCCAGAGGTACAATAAACCACGTTGTTGTTCTACTCGTTCAATTAGTGACTGTCACCTTCATGTTTTCCGACAATTTTTCATGCGATGGTTAacatttctctttttttttttgcaacgtcTAAAGTGAATTCTCACCGAAACTATCGGCTTCCGATACGGCAACCATCAAGGCTTCCCCTGGCCAGGGATGTCCTCGCTGTGGAGGCGTCGTATTCGCCGCCGAGATGGTCCTCTCCAAGGGTCGTGAGTGGCATCGCAAGTGCTACAAGTGTCACGATTGCACCAAGACGCTCGACTCCATCATCGCTTGTGATGGTCCGGATAGGGATGTGTACTGCAAGACTTGCTACGGCAAGAAATGGGGACCCCATGGTTATGGCTTCGCCTGCGGCTCAGGATTTTTGCAAACGGATTGCATGACGTGAGTAGGAATGGTGACAATATATGAAAACATAATACCTATTTTGTATTCTTGTTACAGCGATGAACAAATAGCCGCTCAGAAGCCATCTGTAGCGATTGATACCACCACGATCAAGGCCCCGGCCGGCCAGGGATGCCCACGTTGTGGTGGCATGGTCTTCGCTGCGGAACAGCAACTGGCCAAGGGTACCATGTGgcacaaaaaatgtttcaactGTGCTGAGTGCCACAGACCACTCGATTCGATGCTTGCCTGCGATGGACCCGACAGGGAGATCCACTGCCGCGCTTGCTACGGAAAACTGTTCGGTCCTAAGGGATTCGGCTTTGGCCACACACCTACACTTGTGTCTACCGACGCCCAGGCTTCCCCTGTACTGTGAGTGTTTAAAGTAAAGTATCTCCCTCGGTagattttatttcatcgaaacgAATCCTTTCAGTACTGATTTTAAACCAATGAACGGTCCCAAGGCGAAGGACGGTAAGGGTTGCCGCCGCTGTGGTTATGCCGTGTACGAAGCGGAGAAGATGCTCAGCAAAAATCTGATCTGGCACAAGCGTTGCTTCAGCTGTTGCGACTGTCACAAGTCACTGGATTCGACCAATCTGAACGATGCCCCCAACGGAGAGATCTACTGCAAAGGTTGCTATGGCCGCAACTACGGCCCACGTGGTGTAGGATTCGGCCTTGGCGCTGGAGCGCTGACGATGGCCTAAACCCATCGTGCTGTCGAATTTTTtggttttgttcattttatttttcacaaCAATAGTAGAaagaaaacatgtatttttcggCTTCCCAGGCGGGGAAGCTGACAGACTTGGACATTGCTATATCCTCACCCTTTAATTATTCGATAACCACTTTGACAATGTATTTTAGTCACATATCTCTGACTAATCAACCAGTGCGTAAGATGTTGGAAGAGCTTAGCTGCTCACACAAAAAAAGGAAGAAGAAAGTTTGCATTAGTTAATATCCTCTGCCTGCCACAAAGCTCCGGTAAATTTCTTGTTCAACTAAACCTCAAAAAATGAGCAGCCTTCAGCCTCCAAACTTAGTGATTTACTTGCGAACGACCAGGACCAGGAACCTGCGATCATCACAGTTCAGCGATATCACCATATCATTACTATCATCCTAAAATAGCGACCCAAGCAACTGGGCACGGAAACAGAACCACACTTTTTGCAACCCTACTACCCTTCTGTATTAATAATCCACCCacgaaaacacacacacacaaatgcCCCCACACGCCCAGAGGAACTCCGAAAATCGAGCAACCAATCACCGGATGTACTCCAGAGCGTGTGACTTAGAAGGAACAGAAAGTGATGAGAGTGACGAAAGCTATTGTGAGACattagagagagaaaaaaaaattattggttATTAAGTGCGCGCTTTCGTAACATAACATAAAAAGGAAGCTTTCTTGGAGAACCGAAGCCGGAATCGGTTTGCTGGACAACTCCCCCCAATGCCAAATAGCTTCAACCAATGCGCGCCCACTTTTCGGCACGTggagcaaacaaacaaaaaaaacaatttaacaCAAATTAGAGCTAGATAGGGAATGAATGAATTTCAAACGATCGAACAAACAAAAGTTGATACACAATTTTGTGCATAGGcggctagttttttttttaaatatatatttatacacACACTCTGAGAACCGAAATCAATTGTTTGTATCACATTTGATTATCATCATTACTATAATTTTGCTAATTAATAAATCGTATACAAGAGAGGAAAGCGCTAAGTTAGATAGAGACTACataatgttatgtaaaaaaagatatttattcgataaataaagATACTAAAACCCAAATTTTCTGAATGCTGCTTCTGCCGTGTCACATTGGTATACATTGAAAAGTGCCCTTTAGAAGTAGGTGAatcgcgggtaatacggacagtgggggtaatatggacaggtagttgattttgtatagttacattttcaatttcagttttctgttaatgagaacaccttctacatgttctTCTATAATacttaagccaccctatggcaatgaatagtgatcaaaagtggaaaagagaaacaaaaaccgaaaatcatacatgattccacgtgaggatgtaattttagctgcttccatattgagcattttgagtggtttaatgtcaaaattcaattcgctgatggttataatTCGGTATGTGAGTTAACAgaaaagcgatattaggtatgtgcggaaaagtaaattcattttttagtggaaaattttaaattattgaaataaatgtactggtggggtaaaacggacagttgccagtgagaGTGAGATAGACTGTGAAAAGTCGGTTTAATATGTTCTTAAGGAATGCCCGGCGTccataaatggaaatcaaatcgccaaatgtggacagTTTAGAccctgactggaaccaaaagcaaaatagttgagggtctgttcgtttatactgctgaaagcacgatatcacttctaggtggaataattcgattttttcatcattcaacggacattcgtgatgagttcaaatctaggttgaataaaattattcctctcgggatcgataaacctctacgcttcatatattacaaacctgtccatattacccccattatatgtccatattacccgcattgaaaaaaaaaagttgaacttttcggtctgttttaatttcagtaaaaaacattgaaaaacacttttttgtaaaatatttggccaattaggtagataaacagtatattgaattgaaaCTGTATCAAAATTTTGGCAAATGGATTTCATACTTATTGCTGTCATCATTAGATGATTTTTGCCTCACTTCATTCTCTTCAATTGTTGAATTATTTGGTGTACCGgaaagtttcttcggttttacaacagatggcgtaacttgattattattccagtgaatcgaatttccagacattcgttggagagctactgtcattgtgcgtctcttccagtatatgtcaaaaagttgaagcgtaaacaacatatttTTTGCCACTTGGAATATGTCGAAtatcgtaccaacgagagtgtttttgcagggagtgttacttcattacttcaataggaagaaaaaagctgcggaaagtcatcacattttggtggaagtttatggtaaccatgctccaactgagcgaacgtgtcagacgtggtttgcacggtttagaagtggtaattttgacttggaagacgaaaacGTTccagaccgccaaaaaagtttgaagatgatgaattggaggctttacttgatcaagatccatcacaaacgcaacaagaacttgcagatacacttggagtagctcggAAAACCATATCCAATcgaaatgggaatgatccgaaagataggacattgggtgccgtatgaattgaagccaagagacgtcgaacgccgtttttcacgtgcggacaactgctccaacggcataaaagaaggGGGTTTTCGcgtcgaatcgttactggcaatGAATAGTGGGTCcactacgacaatcctaaacgtccgacaacgtatggataccccggccatgcatcaagtTCGACGGCCGCGTGGAATAtacacggccagaaggttatactgtctatttggtgggaccagctgggtgtggtgctttataagctgctaaaaccgaatgaaaccattacggaggacctctaccgatgacaattaatgcgtttgagccgtgcactgaaggaaaaacggccacaatacgagcaaagacacgataaagttattctgcagcacgacaatgctcagcCGCATGtcacgaaaccggtcaaaacatacatgAAAACGCTGAAATAAGAGGTCCTATCCCATCCGCCGTTTTCTcgagacattgctccgtccgattactacctttttcgatcgatgcaacatggcctggttaaccagcatttctccaattttgatgatgtcaaaaattggaatattaaatttgtaaccatttttgcagaataaagcattaatttttgaaaaaaaaaacgaagaaacttaccggtactcctattataatCCTACCTATTTAAACTGAACCAACCTAAAATATGAGTCTAACTGTACAGATTTCATACGTTTTGATGGTTCGAATCTCGGCAACTCCTGAATCCTCCTACAAACAGTTCAGTTTTTTCATCCTACGGCAAGATATTAGCTAGCTCGTAGATTCCTGAGCTTCATATTTAATGTGGATTCTTTGAGAATATATAGCTAGCACAAGTCGGGGGCTGGCAATATGGGAAAAGTATGTTCTGGATCTTCGCTGCATTGATACAAATTCTCAATTATTTGAAATGTTCCAGAAACATGTCTTAGAAACATAGTCACTCTATCCTTGTAAATGATTGCGGTGTAATTTGCGAACAATTCAAGTAGTATTCAGTATTGTGTATTGAGAATATATGAATATATGAGTATAAATGAgataccgtcatccgggggaaAATTGCttaccggggtgaaattgatcaaacgtactaCTAAAAACAAACTGCAATTTTTGGAGGTATTATGTAATTAAATTTCGaactttttttatttgacaTGTTCAATAATCATTTGAAGATGCTTTTCTTCAATAATTCCCAACAAATCgcttattaaattgcataaaaattagtatttttctgaagagcattttcgtttccatttttaaaCGTGCATATTCAATCACACCTAGCCAAACCTCCATGAGTTGAAACAGTAATCAAATAGTTATAattgctattgaaacaagtaagaaaaatctttttttcctaATCAGACAGCCTGAATTTCAATCGAAGCAACCCTACATCTCACTACTCTACTAGCTTCTAGGAGCTAAGAGCAATCATActgtttgtttacttttccaCGCTGCGCTGTGAAAATGTTTAAGTTTTGTAGAAGTCAAGTTTTGTTTCGTTCAAAATGACCCGAACTTATGCTTCCTTTACAATGCAGGCTTTTAATCGCATGCGATATACTCACTCGCGATATTTTCCAGTGCAGCTTTTTACAATAGTTAGCGATATCGCGCGATAATCTGTCATAATCTATCTGTCAAACCTGCATCCCTCTGATCATACTGCCATTATTTGTTATGGACAAGGTCGTACTAGATTGGTGGAATAAAATCATATTGctagaaatgtgaatgcaagtaTAAACTCCAGATtattaataattgaaaaactaacgaattcaatcaaatattaacaaaaatgtgtTAAAATAATTATGATTAGGCAGCAATACGCTTACAATAGGTGATCGATTCAGCACTCACTTTATGAAGCGTTTCATATGTATAGAGCTGAACATTTATTTCGATATATCGTTCCACCCATCAAGCATATTTTGTTCCACCTGTCTGATATATATAGTGTCTCCTATCAAAGCAACGCGATTTTCGCAGCCAAAGCTTGGaaagttctattttttttcgcactgtcatgggtgatttcgcgctttgctctgattggttgacgaataaaaatcgctattgaagaaaaaaaatcgcgctcATTGTGGATGATTGTAAATCCGGCATTACAAGAAGCGATTGGGTGCAAGAACGTATTTAAACCATTCATCCGAAACAGATGAAAAGGCGATATCAGcagtgaaaaacgaaaattattCCATTCGTGGAGCTGCTAAAATGTTTCGCATACCATTCGGAACACTATTCAACAAGATAAATGGACTACACTGTCGGAAGAACGGAGGACAGACCATACTTAGTCAGGCAGAAGATAATGACTTATCTGCAATTATCCAATTTGCTGGTGAATACAATGTTTGTCAACAATCTTCCCGGTAATGATTGAATTTCCGGATTCATGAAACGCATGAAGACAACGCTCTCATCTCGGGTGACACAAAACATCAAGAGAAACCGCGCCAAGGTTAGCCCAACTGACGTTAGCGCATATTTCGACAATCTTGTAAAGACAGTCAACAACATTCCGGCAGGAAATATCATTAATTATGGTGCGACCAACTTTACCGATGACCCAGAATCGACAAAAGTGAGTGTTAAGAAAGGCCAGAAGCATGTGGACCGCACTATAGATCATtcgaaggtcgcttattctgtgATGTTTGCCGGAGCTGCTGACGGGAAGATGCTGCCACCTTACATTGTACATGCTGCAGTGCATCTCTATCCTATCTGGAGAGAGGGTGGATCGAAGGGATCTCGATACAATCACACCAAATCAGGTACGGTCCTAGAATTTTCTACCTTAAATATACATACaagatattttttaatttccGGCTGGTTCGACAGGACAACATTTGAGGACTGGTTTGCCTCAGTCGCATTTACATACTGCAACGGTTTGCAGAATGACTATCCGAAGGTTATTATCGGTGATAACGTAAGCTCGCATCTGTCATCGAAAGTGATTCGAAGTTGCCTGGAAAATAATATCAGACTGGCTTTCTTCCCTCCAAACCTGACCCATCTATGTCAACCTCTCGACGTTAGTTTCTTCAGACCATTAAAGATGGCGTGGAAGTGTACTCTCGAGGGCTGGAGGAAGAGAGAAAAACGTGTTGTACCGGAGCAAAAATTCCCGGGCATCTTGAAGAAAACGCTGAACACCGTAGCACCACGGAGCTCCGCTAATATGAAGTCTGGTTTCAAAGCTACAGGAATATTCCCATTGAATTCATATGCTGTTCtgaaaaaaatgccaacaaaaggaTCACGAGCAGCAGGAAAACTAGTTTTCGAAACATCTAGTCACAAtgcttaaccctttcgttacgagcgtcgtctatagataacatccgcgcgacgagctgtgtgtacgagcgtcgtctttagacgacatgaaattcatactgctcttcgatcacaccagcgcgatgtgcatacttttaggcgcagtgctccgtacaggggtaacACTTCGGCGAAGCACACTGTCGTAATAAAAGGGTTAAGGAGGAACGATTTGGCAAGCCAATTGATCTTATTATTCCGAAAAGGAAGCGAGTGGTAGATATACAACCAGGAGAGAGTGTCACGGCAGAGCATGCAGCGCAAATTTTGATTAGACAGGAAAAActggattcagatgatcaacttGGAACCTCAAAAGGAGAAAGCGACAGCGACAAAAAAAAGGAAGCAAAAGCTAAGTGCTCAAATGATGTATTGAAAAGTGCTGGCAATtcgagaaaaaaagatctgcgTTGATTAGTAAAAATCATCTGcagaaataaatcataaaatgttgttattttttcctttttcgtgTACGAACTGAACTATCTGAAGCGAATTAGACGCGAAcagtttcatttgaaaaaaaacctttcaagTTTAATCTTAATCGATCCGTGGGTTCCGGGGATATGGCCGAAAAAAGTTACAGCGCCTTAGGTTCCAGAACCCAAAAATAAACAGAACCCATCATTTGGAGGATCAAAATTGCTCATTCATGACCATTTCGAGGGTTTTTGACCAAACCGGATGGTCTCAGGATTACCTGCATATCAAAATTTAGATCTAGATATGAAAAAAGCACGACTATACTTTTAGGTAGACATAAATCACTAAAGTCTCACTCTTGAATTATAATTTAAATGAACGTAGGTAAAGAAATCAGTGGATTtctataccgttctgaatcatatttcggacgcttaaggcatatgatgcagaaaacagatctaaactttatgcacaggtattacttagttgatatttttaataaattagttcaatatgcttttaagctttctactttggtacctatttgattgaaaacttaaaaaaataatcgaataaattttttttttaatggagCTAattagaatcaaacttcggacactaaatcaaatttcggagaaattgaattcaaatttcggacactttattttgtaattttttggacgaaaattacattacacctgattatattttatagtcaactgcgaaacactttccaagcaatcacagtcaactgttaacgatgatgagaactgatgaaacacgggagaaatttaaatatttatgaacgggtaaattctacgtgctcacgctaagtaaatgtcaaacacaaacgataatgagtagtgttgtacgatttctgtcgattatgttataatttaaatgtagttctcatgtgaaatgatagtgaaaccaaaggGATtattctaaagaagcaattgtgatattaatttgatagttatatcatcagtggcATCATTCtcaagatattagaaaaaaGAGTTCGAAATATgctgttgtccgaaatatgattcagaacggtatatttgTGCATATTACactagaaaataatgaaaaaaaaagattgatcaatttcaccccaagtctttgttttgaaaatttccgctaaaaaatttccaagctgaaggaaattttacaacaaaaaatttcaaaacgttCTGTGGCGTTAGCACCAGTACTGGTTTAAAAATATATGGGtgtaaattaaacaaaaaaaatcagaaatattcatatttttctgtaaaccggtttacggtactaaacgatgtgtttatgtttttaaaaacatttgctaTAATTATTCATATATCACAAAAACAATTAGTTGGGCGTCTTTCGCTTTTtgtctttctgtttgaacatacaaaacTATTCTCTTTACATCTATAAAGTGCCGCAATACATTAATCTTTTCCTCGAGCACGGATGACAACTTTCGttcatactgagtaccgttatcttttATTTACAGTAGCGCtgttttggttcgtgaataacCTCACAAGAAATCAAaattcgtttaaaaaaaaacgggtgggtaatgtcggggacataactggagtgacgtaggactatacaaaggggacagcttttgttaaatatatattttaaatatattgttttattttcttctcctacgtgaatacctacctatctacctgaaaaatgaattagtttactgtttactctttatgaacatgttgatggttctgaagagaacctttggtgttgtgtttttgttatcactcgatattcccatcttgttcggttaaaccttcctgcttagctattgcgtttgccactcgccacagctttcacagttggaaaatttcttcccatccagcttgtgacatattttacagtaaattacattcaatggcacgtcgcattaccaccactcagtatcggattggacatgttgttcagtaaattacatttaatacgacgtgccggagaaacactttgccactcactgaaactaattgttgccttgatgagcgccgaaccgaagctgctctgtccttgatgcgggttttctgattgtcgtgagcagctttgcaagccaactcgagcactccgacggctgaaactctataatcgttgttaggtatactggtgctccggtaccaatccgttcggcctagttacccttgcgaagcaatcagtgaatgcgaccaacagggaactggagacctgcacggttcgagtgagactttgcctttcccttaacttgtcctcctttgttacgtccacgatgccgatttacgggtttacggtttacgggtttacggtttacgggtttacggtttgaaagaaaataagatatttttttggggtccgcgtgtttcatactctagcggtacacactcacagaatagagacaaatctgcagactcagccagaggggcgagtccaacgagacgaacgaatgagcgttaaaagggagcgatggcaaaaaaatacattcattacgatttgttcgctcgttggattcacatgcaggctaaaacgGGTCATtatcaggatcacaaaattatcttcaatctaaagagtttattgttttgctatcactcgatatccccattttgttcggctaaaccttcctgtttagcgatttgttgcca
The Toxorhynchites rutilus septentrionalis strain SRP chromosome 2, ASM2978413v1, whole genome shotgun sequence genome window above contains:
- the LOC129765367 gene encoding muscle LIM protein Mlp84B-like isoform X1; the encoded protein is MPFKPAENPKCPKCGKSVYAAEERVAGGHKWHKGCFKCGMCGKMLDSTNCAEHENELYCKNCHGRKYGPKGYGFGGGAGCLSMDTGAHLSNDGTNGTNGHFEPKPMSKAPEGEGCPRCGGYVYMAEQMLARGRGYHRRCFKCLVCNRTLDSTIHCDGPDQEIYCRGCYASRFGSRGYGHAGISFLGLMSDARDLEVQSEFSPKLSASDTATIKASPGQGCPRCGGVVFAAEMVLSKGREWHRKCYKCHDCTKTLDSIIACDGPDRDVYCKTCYGKKWGPHGYGFACGSGFLQTDCMTDEQIAAQKPSVAIDTTTIKAPAGQGCPRCGGMVFAAEQQLAKGTMWHKKCFNCAECHRPLDSMLACDGPDREIHCRACYGKLFGPKGFGFGHTPTLVSTDAQASPVLTDFKPMNGPKAKDGKGCRRCGYAVYEAEKMLSKNLIWHKRCFSCCDCHKSLDSTNLNDAPNGEIYCKGCYGRNYGPRGVGFGLGAGALTMA
- the LOC129765367 gene encoding muscle LIM protein Mlp84B-like isoform X2 — its product is MPFKPAENPKCPKCGKSVYAAEERVAGGHKWHKGCFKCGMCGKMLDSTNCAEHENELYCKNCHGRKYGPKGYGFGGGAGCLSMDTGAHLSNDGTNGTNGHFEPKPMSKAPEGEGCPRCGGYVYMAEQMLARGRSYHKGCFKCGECKKGLDSINCCEGPDREIYCRVCYGKKYGPKGYGYGQGGGALQSDSTDLINEFSPKLSASDTATIKASPGQGCPRCGGVVFAAEMVLSKGREWHRKCYKCHDCTKTLDSIIACDGPDRDVYCKTCYGKKWGPHGYGFACGSGFLQTDCMTDEQIAAQKPSVAIDTTTIKAPAGQGCPRCGGMVFAAEQQLAKGTMWHKKCFNCAECHRPLDSMLACDGPDREIHCRACYGKLFGPKGFGFGHTPTLVSTDAQASPVLTDFKPMNGPKAKDGKGCRRCGYAVYEAEKMLSKNLIWHKRCFSCCDCHKSLDSTNLNDAPNGEIYCKGCYGRNYGPRGVGFGLGAGALTMA
- the LOC129765575 gene encoding uncharacterized protein LOC129765575, translating into MKRMKTTLSSRVTQNIKRNRAKVSPTDVSAYFDNLVKTVNNIPAGNIINYGATNFTDDPESTKVSVKKGQKHVDRTIDHSKVAYSVMFAGAADGKMLPPYIVHAAVHLYPIWREGGSKGSRYNHTKSGQHLRTGLPQSHLHTATVCRMTIRRKRVVDIQPGESVTAEHAAQILIRQEKLDSDDQLGTSKGESDSDKKKEAKAKCSNDVLKSAGNSRKKDLR